CCTTTGACCTTTTCATCGcaaatacatattttaaaaagagagacgaatatcttataacctataagagtggcatgataaactctcaaatcgacttcttcttgttgaggagagttgaccaaaaattttgcattaattgtaaaattatcttGAAAGAGAGTTTAACAACACAACATAAGATACTCGTCGTGGATTTTTGCATTGAGCAAAAGTTAAGGAAAAtacatcatacgaagaacccaaggacgaTGTGGTGGCAAATGAAAGGTGAGAAAGTTAAGGAAAAtacatcatacgaagaacccaaggacgaTGTGGTGGCagatgaaaggtgaggaacaaagaagcttcctaagacgggtaggagaagaaGTAAAATGGGATGGAAATGGAAGCGCAAAGGAGATGTGGAGagagatggcagaagttatcagaagaacagcaaaagaaagttttggtgaatttAAAGGGATAGGACCAGGAGACAAGAAATCTTAGTGGTGGAATGCGAatgtacaagaaaagataaaggtaAAAAGGGAGTGCTTTAAAGAGTGATCTTTGTGCCGCAATGCAGAAAAttgggaaaaatataaggcggctaagaaagagacaaaagtggctgtaagtgaagtaagaaaaagagtatatgagggtctctaccaaTCTTCAGacacgaaagaaggagaaaaaggtatatatggAATTGCAAAGGCCAAAGAGTCGTGAAAGAAGAATGAGAGATTTAGATCAGgctaagtgcataaaggataaagaCGAAAAGATGTTggttcaagaggagaagattaatgaaaggtggaagagttacttctacgagttatttaatgatatgcataagactcttccgagccttggtcgattatgcacaAGAGAAGAATATAAAAACTTTTACTACTACAGAAGGATTCGAGATTTTGAGGTAAAAGATGCTCTAAAACAGATGAAAAATAGCAGGGCggtaggacctgataatatcccaATTGAAATTTTGAAGGGCTTTGGTGAAAAATGTATCAATTGGTTAACCaaactttttaatgagattttaagatcaaagaagatgcctgatgagtaGAGAAAGAgtaccttggtacctatctacaagaataagggagatatacaaagttgcaaaaactatagagggattaaACTCATGAGTCATACCATGAAGTTATGAGAAAAGTTGATAGAACAAAGATTGAGAAAAAAGACACAAGTAATAGAGaaccaatttaattttatgCCACACAGATCCGCCACCGAAGCAATATACTTGTTAAGAAGGATGATTGAGAGGTATcgtaataataaaaaggatctacatatggtgtttattgatttagaAAAAAGCATACGATAGGGTACCAAGGAGGTTTCATgaaaggttttagaaaagaagagagtaaggatcgcatatattcatgcaattaaagacatgtatgatggggccacaacaagtgtaaagactcaaggtggtgtgacagagtAATTTTCTATTGATATAGGATTATACCAGAGATCTTCCTTAAGTCCATacattttcacattagtctttgaagtactcacagagcacatccaagagtcTGTGCCAtgatgcatgctttttgccgatgatatcatcCTTATGAGAGAGTCAAGGAAAGActtaaataagaagttggacttatggagagAAGTTCtggaagtgtatggtctgcgcataagccgtagtaAGACgaaatatatggaatgtaaattCAGTCTGCGAAGGGAAAACCCtcatatagaggtgaagattggagaaaacattcTACGAAAAgtcaaaagttttaagtatcttggatGCCTCATACAGAATAATagagagattgaacaggatgtaaatcataggatccaagcaggttggtcaaaatggcagaatgcatctggttttatatgtgataaaaaaagtgcttttaaaacttaaaggtaaattctatcacaccgctataagaccggctatgttTTATGGTACAGAGTGTTAGGTGGCCAAaagggagcacgaacataagctaagtgtggcagagatgaagatgttgagatggatgagcggtcatacgcgattggataaaataaggaacaaaTATATAAGTGAGAGAGTTAGAGTAGCACCCATTATGAAAAAGATGgtagaatcgcgtctcaggtggtttggataTGTGAGAAGAAGACTGACAGAGCACCTAATCAGGAAGGTGGATGAGATGGAGGATGCACAAGGGGTGAAAgacagaggaagacctaagaagaccatccatgaggtggtcaaacgagatctacatgtaaacggtctcgctgtagacatgatacatgacagaacTCAATAGCGTCGtctgattcatgtagccgaccctaCCTAGtaggacaaggctttgttgttgttgttgttgttgtaattaattatataaaattaaaactgatttattatataatatatcttttaattattctattattaaATACAAAACTCCCAATTTTCACAACATACAATATATAGATAATAGATTACTTATTTCTACAATAAAATTCACTTGTCATTGTTGATTTGATCATTAGTTACTTGAAATGGATCTAAAAAGACACAAGTTTAGTCCACTATACAGTTTCCACCTGTGTACCAAATTTAACTGAGTTTTCATATATTGATTGCTTGTAATAGCAGACTAtacatttcaatattttttttttttactttgagtAGTAAGGTAATGATCTGACAGGttgatattaaaaatttacaatCATGGAAGTAGCAGAAGTTTAACAGTCAAATTACaagtataaaaaaaaggaaaaaagaaaccCTTAATATGGCCGCTTAGGATATCAAATGTACTTTATACTTCCAATCCTCTCTACCAAAAATGATCAATGGAAGCTTTGAACACTGATCTTTGCTTGTGGTCCTTCTTGAACATAAACAAACATACACTCTGAGTCAGGATTCAAGACATTGAGCCATTGTGGAAGTTCATAAATGTTCTTCTCATTTGTTGGAGATAGACCCCATATAGATcctgagagattctcaatcaccAACTTGAGATCTGTTATTGGCTCCAAAGAAGTGTTCTTGATGATCACTCTGTGGCGGTAATAAGTTGTAGCCCCAACAGTCCATGAGCTAGTAATTGAGTGAAGGAACTCAATTGGTGCACCTGTAACACAACCTTATCATTCTTCATTCATTGTTTGCAATTAAAAAACCAACCACGCTATACGAAGATAAAGAATCCGTCACCAAATCAGTCGCTCATATAAAATACATCGAAAATGAATTAACTAATACATAtgtttatacacaaatacatgaATCAACTCAAGCAGAGGGCatatatatataggaccttACCTTCTAATGTTTTAGACAATGATGTTTTCCATGAGCTTGTGGTATCTGTCAAGCCAATAGATGTTAGATTAATATAGATGactataaacataaaaaaaaagtgaagacTTAATTCTTTGATTTTGTCATAGTTTTATCATTCTTTTGTACAATGTTCTAGTTCATCATCTATTTTGACTTTGTTACTCACTTGGTGTTTTGGGGTGGGGCACTGATGATTCCTTATGGTAGTAACCTGTGACAATTAAGAAAAAGTGCTTGGAGCTTTATAGAGGAATATGCAAACAAGTGAGTAGATTATTGCTTAGTGCAGAATATGGCTCACCTGAATTGCCATATAAACTCTGCAGCTTAGCAAAGATGCCTACAAGAGGAGCTGATCCTGAAAGTGTAGGCTCAGTTTGTTCATAATTTGATCTGTCATCAGAGAACTCATCATTTTTATCAGGACCACCCACAAAGGCACCATAGATGGTCCAGATCCAACCAAGTAGCTCATACCCTCAGGGTTTTTGCCAAGGATGTAATCAGCCTGTGTCGACCAAATTCCACAGTTTCAATGGCAGAGTTAGCTGTGATATTGTTAATAGGACTTGAATGTTTTTGGTTCAATCCAGTAGTATTAGAAAAAACTACAATTGTGTTACAAGGCCAGCACAATCTATTATTTTCGACCAGCAGTTAGCTAACAAGTTTACGAATATCAAAAGAAAGTCCAAATGCACCAGCAAAGTGCTAGTATAAATATAATGTTTTTCTCAAACACAGAGTTGAAACCTATTTTGGCCCCTAAAATTTTCGACCAGCCTCAATTTTGACCCTCAAATTTATAGTTACCCCAATTAACACCCTCAAATATTAGATTGTAACCCATGTTTGCCCCTGTAGCTATCTCCGTTATGGAGATCTGATGTGGCACGATAAGTTGATAGAGTGTGTATCCACGTGGCACCCAACTTGCCAGAATAGATGTGTGATGAGTGAATGACGTGGCAAAAGTTGAATGAATTCAATTTCTCCAGCAAAGTCTCGAACATATTGGGAAAAGAGGGCTGCAAATTGAGTTCATTCAACTTTTGCCACATCATTGACTCATCACACATCCATTCTAGCAAGTTGGGTGCCACGTGGATACACACTCTGTCAACTTAACGTGCCACATCAGATCTCCGTTAGCGGAGATAGCTACAGGGGTAAGTGTGAGGCACAATCCAATATTTGAAGGTGTTAATTGGGTAACTATAAATTTGGGGGTCGAAATTGAGGCCGGTCGAAAACTTCAGGGGCCAAAATGGGTTTCAACTCCAAACACGAATATAAGACATAAAAAACACTGGTAGGACAAAACTCCAATAGAATATAGTTATATGACATGCCTGTGATTTTGCAAAATTGAGGAGCTCCTGAGGCTGAACTTGTCCATCTGGACAATTAATCTGAGTTTTTGCATCTGATAGATACTTAGAGTAAGCAACCAAGAGAAATGCAGAAGAAGAAACATACTGCATGTTGTTCCATTCGCGCACGTATACTAGACCACCTATTAAGCAATGAATTCCATCAATAGAATCTATAAAAATCGCACGTATACTAGCACACCTTATATGTACACATAAAGCAATAGTTAGAAATGATGTTACCCTTTAGTGACTAACCTGGAGTCTTCTGGACATTGTAACCATCATTCTTTTGCAAGGAAGCACAGGTAAAATAATCTGCCTTGGCTTGGTACTGCTTCAGTGTAGAGGCATATGAACCAGCCTTTCCTTCTAGTAACACCTGCAAATTGGATTCAACCATTTATTTGCATGTTTCTATTGAACTATAATTGGTACACACATTTGCATGTTATAACTATCATAATACAGCCCCTCACGCAAGGGTATTTTTTTACAGTTTGAGTGAATTTTGCAtaggtttttaaattttttttttgtcttatgctaaaattttttttcaaagattaaAAAGTATCGAATTTTTTACCTTTTCGCTATAGAATCTCTTATATAATGTTATGAAATCACCTGTTTTAAAAACTTAAACTAATGGAAAGAAATACATGAATAGTTATATAtctaataagaaaataatattacttAAATGGATTTTAGTTTAATGGCTTAATAAATAGGGAAGGAAAAGGTTATTCAAAAATGCTATTCGTGCaccaaaatcagtcactaaaatcagccatcaatgtatttgtgtataaatacatgtatggtttaatttattttcaatgtgtatttatattccaACATACATTTTATACTTGtggttaattttgatgtacacgTAGCATAGTCGAAGATTATTCTAGTGGTTGATTACCTTCGACAAGAGGATTTGTACACCGGCATATTTATTGTCCCAAGAGAACTCCTTCACTGCCCAGCCAGTTCCACCCATGTACACAGCATTGTCCACTACATACTTTAGGTAGTATTCATCATCAGTTGCTTGATGCAACCATGCTGCAGCCCATAATAGTTCATCCTTCACATCAAAAGGTTATTTGATTTAGGCTTGTGCATTGTAAGACACAAATAGGACTATAAACACACAAAATAGAGGAAAAAAATTGTTTACTCACTGAGTAACCGGAAGAAGTGTAGAATTGCTGAGCACTAGTTATGGAATCATCATATAGACCCCTGAACCTATCTGCAAATGTGAAGAGCTGCcacaaaatatatacaataacatCAATAAAGCTCCTTTGATGATTGATCAAACAACTTTTAAATGTTGCATCATGTATTCCTTTCAAGTGTATAAGTGATTTTGGTTACCTGTTTTGCATGAATTAGGAGAAGATTAGAGTAAGAAGAGTTGTAGGGCTTGAAGGCTATGGATGCTGCAGCCAATGCAGCTGCAGTTTCACCTGCAATATCAGAGCCAGGATGCTCTTCATCAACTTTATAGGCAGTTCTTGAAGTTGTCATGTCTTCAGCACGCTCCCAGCAATAGTGATCCGAGGCTCCATCCCCCACCTGAAATTCCCATGGCAAaccaaaaattcaaaagcaTGTAGTTGTCTTCGTAGAAAGTTGTTAGTTGAAAATCGTGAGATGATTTAACATGTTTGACTAAATTGTTATCTAACAGTTCTCAACTATGAATTTTACTGAAGACAACTGCATACGAGTCTTCACCTATAAACAATGCTATGAAATAATTGAAATAATAGTTTGATCTTAACAACAAAACTTGTGTCACAAGTAATTTAGCATCCAAAATTTTATAACTGAACAACAAATAATAGAAACTATCAGTAGCATTTTACCTGTCCCCAAAGAACATTAGGCTGAGGATGTGCTTTGAGGAAGTAATCAGTTCCCCATTTAATGGCCCATAAAGTGTGTCCCATTTGGTTCAAGTCAGTGATCTCTTTTCTGAACTCAATGGCTCCCCATGCAAGCATTGTCACACTATATGCCATTGGCAGCCCAAACTTCACATGATCCCCAGCATCATAGTACCCTCCCACAAGGTCCACCTGAAAAACATAAACAACTATAATATAAAACATTTAACACAAACAAAATCCATAGTGGGgctcaaaaaatacaaaaatcaatTCATGGGGACAACTCACTCCTTGTGAAAGTCCATCATTGAGGCCAGAATCACCACGCCACTTGACTCGCTGCTGAGGTGGCAATTTACCAGACCTTTGAGCTTCAAAGAACATCAAGCTCTTGTCAACAGCATCACCATAGTTGAAGCTTGAGGAGTAGGCTAAGCTTGCCCCTAAAAATAAGCCTAAGTGCAACAGTAGTAGTGTTATGATGCATAAAGAGATGTTCATGATGGTtagaaaatgagaaagaaaacTACTGTGACCAAATGAATGAACCAACAATGTTTCTTTCTTGCTTGCACCCTTATGCATGCATTGCAAATACATGACagtttcttatatatataatataacacaacaaagaagaaagaaagaaagaaagaagaatcatTAATCAAGATCAAGGGATTTGAGACTATGTTATGCTATGTGGTAGGCATCACGTTGTCATTGGCGTTGACATTGGACTGTGGACACTACACACTACGAAGAGGTTCTCACGTTTTGACGTGTTAACGTGCTTGTTAATAACCAAATATATAACACTATTTCATATCTACGCCCCTGCCTTCACATTGTTTAATCTGAACCTTACTTGGATATGGATATCATGCCAAATGTTTATAGGTACTACTACtagaatataatatttaattattctatccaATCATAGTATATATCACAAATTAAACACCATGTATTGTTTTTGGTGactaaacagaaaaaaaaagagaaaaagaagcaaaacaaCTAGCATTACAATTCAATTTAATAGAATGAAGGGGAGGTGGAACCCAATGCAAATACCATCTATTGTTTGACTATCT
The genomic region above belongs to Arachis duranensis cultivar V14167 chromosome 3, aradu.V14167.gnm2.J7QH, whole genome shotgun sequence and contains:
- the LOC107477188 gene encoding LOW QUALITY PROTEIN: endoglucanase 5-like (The sequence of the model RefSeq protein was modified relative to this genomic sequence to represent the inferred CDS: inserted 1 base in 1 codon), whose protein sequence is MNISLCIITLLLLHLGLFLGASLAYSSSFNYGDAVDKSLMFFEAQRSGKLPPQQRVKWRGDSGLNDGLSQGVDLVGGYYDAGDHVKFGLPMAYSVTMLAWGAIEFRKEITDLNQMGHTLWAIKWGTDYFLKAHPQPNVLWGQVGDGASDHYCWERAEDMTTSRTAYKVDEEHPGSDIAGETAAALAAASIAFKPYNSSYSNLLLIHAKQLFTFADRFRGLYDDSITSAQQFYTSSGYSDELLWAAAWLHQATDDEYYLKYVVDNAVYMGGTGWAVKEFSWDNKYAGVQILLSKVLLEGKAGSYASTLKQYQAKADYFTCASLQKNDGYNVQKTPGGLVYVREWNNMQYVSSSAFLLVAYSKYLSDAKTQINCPDGQVQPQELLNFAKSQADYILGKNPEGMSYLVGSGPSXGAFVGGPDKNDEFSDDRSNYEQTEPTLSGSAPLVGIFAKLQSLYGNSGYYHKESSVPHPKTPNTTSSWKTSLSKTLEGAPIEFLHSITSSWTVGATTYYRHRVIIKNTSLEPITDLKLVIENLSGSIWGLSPTNEKNIYELPQWLNVLNPDSECMFVYVQEGPQAKISVQSFH